The following is a genomic window from Hymenobacter sp. APR13.
GCCGGAAGCTGAGGTAGCGGAATACGTTGCTGAAAAACACCGAGGCCACTACGAATACGCATACAAACGACAGCGCCCCCAGCTTGCCGCGCTCGGCTATCACCTGCCCGAAATGGTAGTAAAAAGTGTCTTTGAAATACTCCGCCGACAGCGAGAAACCAGGCAGCGCAGCAGGCACCGGCGACTTGTCGGTGGTATCAAACAGCACGTCCAGCAGCGGAATGATGAGCGTGAAGTTGAAGATGCTGAACACAATGGTCAGCACCGTGAGCAGCAGGTAGAGCGGCAGAAAGTCGGCGTAGGGCCGGGCGTATTGCAGAATGCGGAGGTAGGTCTTCATCGGTAGCCACAAAGGTAGCATTGTAGCATAGGCTTTAGCCTGTACCCCGCCACCCCCGGCCCGCCCGGATCTACTTCGCTCCGAAAACGGCTACTACCTCAATCTGGCCGATAATGTGGCGGTTGAACTCGGCCAGCTCCTCGGCGGGCACCCACAGCTCGTTGTGCTCCCGCAGTCCCACGTTCTGCACCGGGAAGGTGGCGGCGTACTCGGCCTCCACGGCGAAGCGCAGCACGTAGCCCACGCCGTAGTAGGGCACGTTCCAGTCGCGGGCAATGCGGGTGGCGTACTCTTCATTTAGCACCGGATAGAAAATCGGCTGCTCCGGCAGGCGCGGCGGAAACTCCAGCCACCCCGAAGCCGCAATCAAATCCAGCTCCTGCTGATTGACGGGACGGTACAGCAGCAGGGCTTCGGGTTCGTGACGCATGGAGTGTGGTGATGAGTTGATGGTGTAAAAGAACGTCATTCCGAGCGAAGGCGGAGCCGGAGCCGAGGAATCTCGTTAGTGGATGATGCTCTGTTGCTCTCTATCGATTAAAACTCGTGCAGGCGCTGGGCGATGTTCCAGCGCAAGCCCAGCGAAGCCAGGGCGGTGGTGCCGGCGGTGGCGTAGGGCACGGCCTGGTCGAGGGTGCGGTTGCGCACTATGAGCTTGCCGTCGAGCCAGAGGTTGTGGGCCGCCTGCCAGGTGCCGGTCAGGTCGCCGTGGAACAGGTATGACGTGGCGCCGTCGCCGACGCGGAAGCCGAACTCCCGGATGTTGCCGTTGGCTTCCAGCGGGCGGTTGGTGTAGGGCAGGTTGGGGTTGCCGCCGAAGTTCTGGCCCAGCGGGTCGAGGCCCTGCTTCACGTAGAAGCCTTTGGCCACCACGTTCAGGCGCGGTAGCGGCTGGTAGCTCACAATCCCAATCAGCTCCCAGAAGTTGGCGCCCATGGGGTGCGCCAGCGGCTGCTGGTAGTGCTGGTAGTTGCGGTATTTGTCTTCGTGCTGGTAGAGGTAGGGGCGGATGTAGTTGAACTCGCCCTGCACGTCCAGGGTGCGGATGCCGGCCACGTTCACGTATTTGGCGCCCAGCTGAATGCCCTGCTTGTTGGCCCACCAGCCGTTGCCGCTCCGGATCTGGCTCAGCACAAACTCATCGAGCACCACCTGGCCGTAGAGCTGCAGCTGCTGCTTCACGTTCCACTTGAAATCCAGGCCCAGCAACGCGTTGTCCTCGGAGCCCACGCCCTGCTCCACGGCGCGGTAGAAGATGATGGGGTTCAGGTACTGCAGCTCGAAGCCACGGCGGCGCTGGCGGGTCTGGTATACAGGAGGGTTGGCTCCAGGTGGGGATATTATGTCCTGTACTTCCTCGTAGCCGCTAAACACCACGCTTTCAAACACGCCGATGTTCAGGTTGGGCCGCACATCGAGGCTGAGGTGATGCATGGCCAGATACTTGCGCTCGTAGGAGTCGTCTACATTAGGCGCGTCGGATACCATCTGCGCAAACAGGTTCTGGTAGTTGAACTTCCAGATGCGCGTGTTCAGCTTCAGGAACAGATACGGCGCCGAGTAGTCCGACATAATCAGGCTGCGGTAGCCGTTGCCAATCTGGTTCCGGTCGTGGCCCAGCTGGATATTGACGTGGCGGCCGGCGGCATACGTGAGGTAGCCCCGCGCCGAGAGGTAGTCGTACTGGCTAGGCGTGTTCTTGAACGGCTTCCAGAAGCCCTCGTGCGGCACGGCCAGGTCGCGCTCCACGCGCTGCTGCACGTATTCGGGCACGGCCATCTGGTTGTCGGCCAGGAAGGTGTAGAAGCCCAGGCGCTTATCAATGGTGCCTTCCAGCTGAATGCCGCGGGTGTTCTGAAACGCGTAGCTCTTGGAGCCGTCGGAGTTGCCGAGGCTCAGGCCCGCCACCGGGTTCACGCGCAGCGTGAAATCGGGCGTGGCGACGCTGTAGAGGTCGGAGTGGCGCTCGTAGAAATACTTCAGCCGCGGCTGGGCGCGCCGGTTTACGGCGGTGGCGCGGGAGGTGTAGTTCCAGTTGTCGCGCAGCAGGTACTCGGCATTGAACCGGTCCTGGGCCGAGAGGTTGGCGCTGTCGGCCAGCATCCGCTCGGCCAGGCGCGCCACGGCCGCCCGCGGGTAGGGCCGCACGGACGTATGCAGCTGGTAGATAGAGTCGGTGCCGTAGAGAATGGCGTACCGGTCAATCATGCGGTACACGTCGGCATCGAGCGGCACGGTAGTAGAGCCCTGCGTATAGTTGGGCGATAGTGCGAGGTTGTCGGGCGCGGGCGGCGGCGGAACCGGGCCATCGAACTGCAGCGACATACTTTGGCTGAAGGCTGCCTGCTGCAGCAAGGCGCTCAGGGCCAGAAGGAGGATAGGTTTTTTCATAAGAGGTAGGCCGCATACGCAAATCCGGCAGCCAAGTCGCAAACCTACGCAGTTGGCGCAACAGTCGGACGCCGACGGCACTGGCTGCGAGGGAAGTGTGCCCCTCTAAACGTGCCGCCGTGGCCGGCATTGCCCGGGTGGATTGCCACCCAAGGCCCGGCGCGTGTACCTTTGGCGCGTGCCCCTGCTGCTGCTCCGCCATCCTCAACTCGACCTTCCTGCCTGGGATGCCTGCGTGGCCCGGGCCAGCCAGCCGATGCCCTACGCGCAAAGCGGCTGGCTAACGGCCACCGCCGGCCGCTGGGATGCCGTAGTGGAAACCGGCCCCGCCGGCGACTACCTGAGCGTGCTGCCGCTGCCCGTGCAGCGCCGTCCCTGGGGCCGCGCCCTCTACCAGCCGGCCTTCACTCAGCAGCTCGGCTTGCTCACCACCGCCGCCAGCCGCCACCGCGAGCTGCTCGACTACCTGCCGCTGCTGCCCGGGCACTACGCCCAGGGCTACCTGCAGCTGCACACCGGCCAGCAGCTGGCCGCCGCGCCATCCGGGTTCCAGCTCACTGAGCGGCTCACCTACCATCTGCCGCTGGCTCCCAGCTACGCCACGCTGCTGGCCGGCTACGCCGCCGACTACCGCCGCCGCCTGCGCCTCAACGGCCAGCTAGCCGCGCCGCTGATGGTGGCGCCGCTGCCCGATATCCGCGAAATGCTGACTCTGTTCCGGCAGCACAGCGGCGAGGCGGCCGGCCTCAAGCCCAAACACTACCGGCAGCTACAAGCTCTGTATGCCTTTCTGCAGCCGTTGGGCCAGGCCCTGCCGCTGCAGGTGCGCCACCCCGAAACCGGCGAGTTGCTGGCGGCGGCCCTGTTTGTGCGCTACCGCACGCAGCTGGTGTACCTGTTTGCGGCAGCCTCGCCGGCTGGCCGCAAAGCCGGCGCCCCGCTGCTGCTGCTCGACTACGTGATTCAGCAGCACGCCGTCACGCCTGGGCTGGTGCTCGACTTCGAGGGCGGCATGATACCGTCTATTGCCCGTTTTTTCGCCAATTTCGGGGCCACGCCCGTTCCCTACGTGGCCCTTTCCTTCACCTCCCAACGCCCCTGGTACCTGCAATGGATGCGCTGACCTCTCTCCCGGCCGATGCCGCCGCCGCCGACAAACCTCGGGTGCACGTAGTGTGCGCCGAGCCGTCCATCGCCAACCACTTTCTGGCCGAGCTGCGCGACGTGGACGTGCAGCGCGACTCGCTGCGCTTCCGCCGCAACCTGCAGCGCCTCGGCGAAATCATTGCCTACCGCATCAGCTCCCAGCTCAGCTACGTGGAGAAAACCGTGAAAACGCCACTGGCCGAAGCCAAAAGCCTGCAGCTGCACGACTTCCCGGTGCTGGCCACGGTGCTGCGCGCCGGCCTGCCGTTTCACCAGGGCTTCCTTAATTATTTCGACCAGTCGCCGAGCGCCTTTGCGGCCGCCTACCGAATCGAGGGCACCTCGCAGGTGCAGGTGCAGGTCGATTACCTGTCGGCGCCCAGCCTCGATGAGCGGGTGCTGATTCTGGTGGACCCCATGCTGGCCTCGGGCAAGAGCCTGGTACAAACCTACCGGGCCATGCTGCGCTTCGGCACGCCGCGCCAGGTGCACATTGCCGCCGTCATTGCCTCGCCCGATGGTGTAGCCTACGTGACGCGCGAAATCCCGGAAGCCACCCTCTGGGTAGCCGCCATCGACGAAAAGCTCAACGAGCAGGCCTACATCGTGCCCGGCCTCGGCGACGCCGGCGACCTGTCGTACGGCAGCAAGCTGTAACTTCTTGCCCCAGCCATACGGAACGCATTCCAGCGTTTCTTCCTTAAATGATAACGCACCTCTTCCCGAAGTTCGTCGTATTTTTAGGATTCGCTTCCTGCTTGTGTTCCTTGCTGCCGTGCTGCCTCAATTGCTTAAATACGCTTCCGTTTTCCTGCTGGGCATGGTTAAGTTCGTGGCAGCCCCGGTGGCCGGCGTGGCGGCCGGCGTGCCAGTTCCGCTGATCTGGCTGCTGTCGGTGGCGGGCATGATGACGACGGTGCTGCTGATTTCCAGCGTGGGCAAAATGTGGGCCCTGCACCAACGGCGGCGGCGCGAGGCCAAGGGCAAGCCGCTGTTCAGCCGCAAAAGCCGCCGCATCGTGGGGATTTTCCGGCGGTTTGGCATGGCGGGCATTGCCTTTCTCACGCCTATTCTGTTCAGCCCTATCGGGGGCACCGTCATTGCCACGCAGCTCCACGTGCCGCGCCTGCGCATCATGCTGCACATGTTCTGGAGCGCCGTGCTGTGGGGCGCGGCCTTCACGCTGCTGGCTGTCAAGTTCAGCCACCTGCCCATCTTCGACCATTACCGCTAGGCTAGCCTTGCTGGCATTCCGCGCATCAAGCGCGCCGCGACTTTAAGCAGAAAGCCCTCCGGCACTAGGTTGTACCTAATGCCGGAGGGCTTTCTGATGGGGAAGTGAGTCCTAAGCGAGAAAGAAGCGTTGCTCCGTTCTCGCAACGGCAGGACTACTTGCGCTTGGTACGGGCTTTGGCGCGGGCGGCTTTCACGGCCTTTTTGCCGGGGCGCGAGTCGCTGCCTTTCGTGGAGTTGAACTTGCTGCCTTTGGTGCTGCGGTTGGGGCCGGCCACGAAGGGGCGGCCGGTGCGCTTATCAATCGTCACGCCGGGCTTGATCCACTCTTTACGCTCGTGGAAGGCTCCTTTGAACTCGGGGTCTTCGCGCTTGCGGCGCTCGTCCTTTTCGCGGTCCATGTCCTGCTGCTCCTCAAACATGGTGGGCATCACCTCCACTTCGGGCGGCAGTGGCACCAACGGAATTTCCTGCCGGATCAGCTCGGCAATCTTCTGCATGTGGTGCATTTCGGCCTCGTTAGCGAAGGTGATGGCCGCGCCCGTGTGCTGCGCCCGGCCCGTGCGCCCGATGCGGTGCACGTAGTCGTCGTAAATCAGCGGCACGTCGAAGTTGATGACGTGGCTTACCAACGGCACGTCGATGCCGCGGGCCGCTACGTCGGTGGCCACCAGAAAGCGGATGTCGCCGGCCTTGAAGGCCTCCATGGCGTTGATGCGCATGTTCTGGCCCTTGTTGCCGTGGATGGCGCGCACCTCGCCGTGGGCCTTGCGCGCCAGGAAGCTGGCCACGTTGTCGGCGTGCTCCTTGGTGCGCGTGAAAATCATCACGCGGTGAAAGGTGTCCCAGTCCAGAAACAGGTACTCCAGCAGGTTGATTTTGGTGAGCAGGTTGGGCACTTCGTAGAGCTCCTGCGTCACGGTCTGGGCCGAGGTGGCGGCGGGCGTCACCTCCACGCGCACCGGAAACTCCAGAAACTCCTCACTCAGCACCGACACCTTCTCGGGCATGGTGGCCGAAAACAGCACGTTCTGCCGCTTGGTGGGAATAACTTCCAGAATGCGCCGGATCTGGGGCATGAAGCCCATGTCCATCATCTTGTCGGCCTCATCCAGCACCAGCGTTTTCAGCTCCTTCAGCACCAGGTCGCCTTTGAGGTAGAGCTCCAGCAGACGGCCCGGCGTGGCAATCAGAATATCGACGCCGGCGGCAATGGTTTCAATCTGGGTTTTCGGGCCCAGGCCGCCGTAGATGGCGAAAATGCGCAGGTCGGTGTAGACGGCCAGCTTCTTGAGGTGGGTTTCCAGCTGCATGGCCAGCTCGCGCGTGGGGGCCAGCACCAGGGCCCGCGGGTGGGTGCCCTGGGCGTATTTCACCTTCATCAGCAGCGGCAAACCGAAGGCGGCGGTTTTGCCGGTGCCGGTCTGGGCAATGCCCAGGATATCGTGGCCGGCGAGCAGCAGCGGAATGGTTTGCGCCTGCACAGGCGTGGGCTCCGTGAAGCCCGCCTCGGCTACGGCCGTGAGTAGCTGCTTGTTGAGCTTGAAATCGGAAAAGGCGGGCACCTGCGGCGTATCGGACATGTCAAAAGGGTGTTGCAAGCCGCAAAGGTACGGGGAATATAGGCGGCGTTTTTCCGTGAACCGATAATCCACGGTCATCCTGAGCCTGCGAAGGACCTTATCACGCCCGAATAATAGGTCTGACAACCGCTTGCTCATTCGTAATAAGGTCCTTCGCTCTGCTCAGGATGACAGCAGGTTATCGTGCCATCCAGAAAAAAACTGCCATCAAAGTTTGCAAATGCACTTTCGTGCACTACTTTTGTTGCTCCAAAACAAACACGGTAGATATAGCTCAGCTGGTTAGAGCGTCGGATTGTGATTCCGAAGGTCGTGGGTTCGAGCCCCATTATTTACCCACTGCAAAAGCCTCTGACATTGCGTCAGAGGCTTTTTCTTTGTCTAATCAGGTAGTTACGCCGGGTGGGCAGGCGGCCGTAGGTGCAATAAATTCGGCGGTAGTGCGGAAGGATTTGGATATTTGCGGCGTTGCAAGGCAGAAGTCTCTTGTATGAATCACTTTTTTCCTCTCTGAATATGAGTCTGGTCGTAATCGGTACGGTGGCGTTCGACGCCCTGGAAACGCCTTTTGGCAAAACCGACAAAATCATTGGTGGCGCGGCTACCTACATTTCGCTGTCGGCGAGCTACTCCGTGAAGCCGGTGAAGCTGGTGGCCGTAGTTGGCGACGACTTCCCGCAATCCGACATCGACCTGCTCCAGCAGCACGGCGCCGACACCACCGGCCTGCAGATCAAGCAGGGTGAGAAATCGTTCTTCTGGTCGGGCAAGTATGCCAACGACCTGAACTCGCGCGAAACGCTGGTGACGGAACTGAACGTGCTGGCCGATTTCGACCCCATCCTGCCCGATTCCTATCAGGACTGCAAATACCTGATGCTGGGCAACCTCACGCCCCAGATTCAGCGCCTCGTGATTCAGCGCCTCGTCAACCGGCCCAAGCTCATCGTGATGGACACGATGAACTTCTGGATGGATATTGCGCTCGACGAGCTGAAAACGACCATCGAAATGGTGGACGTGCTCAGCATCAACGACGAGGAAGCCCGCCAGCTTTCGGGCCAGCACTCGCTGGTGAAGGCCGCCAAGATCATCCTGGAAATGGGCCCCAAGTACCTCATCATCAAGAAAGGCGAGCACGGCGCGCTGCTCTTCGATAAGAAGCAGATTTTCTTCGCCCCGGCCCTGCCGCTGGAGGAAGTATTCGACCCAACCGGCGCCGGCGACACCTTCGCGGGCGGCTTCATCGGCCACCTCGCCGCCACCGACGACATCAGCTTCGAGAACATGAAGCGCGCCGTGATTCACGGTTCGGCCATGGCCTCGTTCTGCGTGGAGAAGTTCGGCACCGAGCGGCTGCTGCACCTCACGCAGGAAGAAATTGAAGCCCGCGAGCAGCAGTTTGCCGATCTGGTAGCCGTAGCCCCGGCCGCCACGGTGGCTTCGTAGAGTAAAACGTCATTCCGAGCAGCGCGAGGAATCTCGTCAGAGTAGTAATTATACCATACTAGCGAGATTCCTCGCGCTGCTCGGAATGACGTTCTACTAGCTAAAAGCCTCAGCCCACACCGGCTGAGGCTTTTTCGTGCCCGAATTTTGCGCAACCCCACGGCCAGCGGCAGGGTAGAAGGAGTATTCATCCACCCGTAACCCCCCCACGGCCATGAGCATGAGCAAAAAAGAAACCGACCTGACCAACGATAAAACGTCCGTCAACCCGGCTGCCAATACCAAGAAAAAAAGCACGCAGGTGCAAAGCCCCAACACCACCGACGTATCGGCCCACGGTAACACCACCGATGGCAATTCGGCCGGCGAAGGCGTGAACAACATCCGCAGCAACCCACAGGGCAACAAGCCCATGTCGGTAGACGGCGGCGGCAAAGGCCCCGGCCGCCAGGGCGACTAGGCTGGTAGCACGCAGCAATAAAAAATGAGAGGTGAGATTTTCGTTCTGAAACCCAATCGGGCCGGCAGAACGAAAGTCTCACCTCTCACTTTTTATTGCTGATTTCCAGCCTACGGCACCACGGTCAGGCGCACCACGCGGGTGTCCACGTCGCCGTTGTCGAAGAAGTCCTGCTCGAACAGGATGGTTTTGTTGTCGAGCCAGCGCGGCTGGGTGCAGCCCCATTCAGTCTGGCGCTCCCACAGCAGGCGCAGCGTGCTGCCCTCCACCGACCACAGCTGCAGGCCGCTGGGCTCGTAGCGGGCCAGCACGTCGGAGTTGCCGCACACAAAGTGGCGGCCGTCTGGCGCTACGGCTGGGGCACTCCAGACGCGGGTGCGGCGGCCGGTGCGCTGGTCGACCAGCATGGAGTAGCCGCCCTCGTAGAGGTGCACGGCCACCAGCCACTGCCGGATGGCGGGCAGCGTGGCCAAGTACTCGTAGCTGATGTTGGTGTCGGGGTTGTCGGCGGGGTTGTTGCGAAGCTGAAGCGCCTTGGCTGCGGTGGGGTAGAGCCACAGCGCTTTGCCCAGGCGGCGCACACTCTTGCCGGCCGTGCGCAGGCGGTTGCGCTCCTCGGCCTCAAAATCGAAAGCTTCTTCTTCCTCCGCCGAAGCGGGCGGCACGGGCAGCCGGATGGGCTGGGGCAGCCGCTCATAAGTTCCCCGCGACGCCTGATGGATGGGCAGCACCCGGCCCGGCACCTGCACCAGCGTGTCGAGGTGGCCGAGGCGGTAGATGCGCGGCGGAATGGGGCGGGGCAGCCGCGCCACGGGCGCCGTCACGGGCACGCCGGGCTGGGCACGTTCGGCCGGGCCACGAAAAGAGCAACTCAATACAAGCACTGCCAGCGGCAAAACCACTACTAGTGCGCGAAGCCGGAACATGAGTCAGGAATTAGAGCTTAGTTGTGGGTGCATAGGGCGCTTCAGGGTTGGGTGCCCGGTACTTGGGAAATAGGTGCTGGCGCTACGTGATACGGCAAGCGGAAAAGGTGTCAGCAGGAAACCAACGCAGGCTGCCCGGCTGACCCGTGAGCCTGACGCGCTAGAAATCCTGTTTCAGCCAGCTGCGGAAGCTGGCCTGCTGCTCTGCCGTGGCGGCCGGCAGCTTTTCGATGGTAATCTTCTGCCAGAACCGCTCCCCGCTGCGGGCCGCCAGCGGCACCGTGAGCAGGCGGTTTTGGCGGAATACGCTAACCTCGTACGGATGTTCGCTGTCGGCGGAAAGCAGGCTCTGCAGGTTCATGTCCACGCGGCGCCCGTTCACGGCCACCAGCTCATCATCGACGGTGAAAGCCGCCGCTGCCGGCGAGCCGGGCAGGATATCCGTGACTTCGGTGCGCTCGTTGCGGGTCACGGTCCGGAAGCCAAACAAGCCCTCAGAGGCCGACATATTCTCGGTGATGCGCAGCGTGCAGCCCACAAAGGCCAGGGCCTTGTCGAGCGGCTCTTCCAGCGGGGCCGTGCCGTAGATGAACTTGTCGAAATAGGCCGTCATGTCGCGCCCGGCCACGTCCGTCACGATGCGCACGTAGTCGTCTTCGGTGTAGCCGATGCCGGTTTTGCCGAATTCCTCGTAGAGGCGGCGCATCACGTCGTCGAGGCTGCGCTGGTGCTGGGAGAGGCGGCGTAGCGTGAGGTCGAGCAGCAGCGCCACCAGCGCGCCCTTGTGGTACACCGATACCTTGCGGTCCGGAATGCCGGGCTTGTAGCCGTCCAGCCACAGGTCCATGCTGGCGTCGGCCAGGGAGAGGTGGTAGCGGCCGTAGTCGTCGTAGTGCTTGCGCAGCACCGTGTTCAGCTCCGCGAAATACTGCTCGGCGGAGCGCACCTGGGCCCGGGCCAGCAGGTACTCGCCGTAGTACGTCGTGACACCCTCGGCAATGAAGCAGGTGCGGAAGTAGTTTTCCTTGCTGTAGTCGTACGGCTGCATTTCAGCCGGCCGGATGCTCTTGATGTTCCAGGCGTGGAACAGCTCGTGGCAGCTCACGCCCAGCAGCTCCTTGTACAGCCCTTCGGTCATCAGCAGCTCGGCTGGGCCCAGCGTAATGACGGTGGAGTTAAGGTGCTCGACGCCGTGGTAGTGCTTGTAGGGCAGAATCTGGTTGAGGAAATGGTAGTCCTGGGCCGGAAAGGCGCCGAACAGGGCCAGCTGCTCCTGGCTGAAGGCCCGGAAATCGGCCACCAGCCGCTGCCAGTCCACGGGGCACTCGCCCTGAATCCAGATGTAGAAGGGGAGGCCCTGCACCTCGTAGTTGCGGTATTGCAGCGTGGGGCTGGCAATAAAGGGCGAGTCGGCGAGGTGGTCGAAGCTCTGGGCCTGCAGCACGTTGGGGCCGCTTTGCGGGAGGCCACAGGCCAGCTGCCAGCCCTCGGGCAGGTGCAGCTGCACCTGGCAGGGCTCGTGCTGGCGGCCTTCCACGTACATGAAGCCCTGCACGGGGTTCATGTACAGCTGGCTTTCGTCGAGCCAGGAGCCGCCGGCGTCCATCTGGTGGGCGTAGAAATTGTAGCTCACCCGCACGGTGCGGCCGGCGGCTTCGCGCACTTCCCACCGGTCTTTGGTGAGCTTGCGCGTGGGCAGCAGCTCGTGGCTGGCAGCATCCGAAACCTCTACCTGCTGAATTTTCTGGGCGAAATTCTGCAGCTCGTAGCGGCCCGGGCGCCACGCCGGCAGCTGCAGCTCCACCGTAGCGGGGCCGTCGGTGGGTACCTCAAACGTCATGTGCAGTTGCACGTAAAAGGTCAGCGGGTTCTCAAACGAGACGGAGTAGTGAATCATGGGTGCGCGGGGCGGAAAGGGCTGAAAACCCAGTACAAAGGTAGGGCTATCCGGCCGAAATAAGCGGATAAATAACAGGGTTTTCGGCCCTGAAAACCAGCCTTCAGGACACGCCAAGGCTCTGAACGGCGGGCAGATGCCGGCAACCGGCTGCGGAAAAAGGCGGCCGAGGCTTTGTTGTTTCCAACTCAACCGCTTACCTTTGCCGGCCCTACCTGTAATTGAGTCACCAGACATACCATGAAACGTACTTTTCAGCCCTCGCAGCGTAAGCGCCGCAACAAGCACGGGTTCCGCACCCGCATGGAATCCGCTAACGGCCGCAGCGTGCTGGCCCGCCGCCGTGCCAAAGGCCGCAAGCGCCTGACCGTATCCGACGAAGGCCGTCACAAGCGCTAGGCTGCTGCCAACTGCTGTGGCTGAGCTCCTTACCCCGCACCCGTTGCCGGAGGAGCGCTCCTATTCGTTTTCGAAAGAAGAACACCTGTGCCGAAAAAAACTCATTGATGAGCTTTTCGCACAGGGTTCTTCTTTTGGTTTATACCCCCTGCGGCTGGTGTGGCGGCCCGCCGAAACGCCTACCGCTACGCCCCCGCAGGTGCTGGTGAGCGTGAGCAAGCGCAATTTCAAGCGCGCCGTCGACCGCAACTACCTCAAGCGCCTCATGCGCGAGGCTTACCGCCTCAATAAGCACCGCCTCACGGAGGCTGCGGGCGGCCACGGCGTCGGGCTGCTGGCCATTATCTACACCGGGAAGGAAAAAAAGCCTTTCGCGCTGGTGGAAAAAAAATTAATTTCAGGGCTGGAGCGTTTGCTGACTGACGCAACCCCGCACGGCGCGCAGGCGTCTGCTGTGTAGGGTTGTTTTTCTGCTCCTTCCCCTGTCTATGCGCAACAAGTCTATTGTGGCCGGTGCCCTCCTGAGCGGGGCCGCGCTGTTGGTTTCCTTCCGCTCCGACAACGAACGGTACTTCGAAATCGCCAAGAACCTCGACATCTTCGCCACCCTGTTCAAGGAGGTGAATACCTATTATGTCGACGAGGTGCCGCCGGCCAAGCTGGTGAAGACGGGCATCGACGCCATGCTCAAGTCGCTGGACCCCTATACTAACTACATTCCCGAAGACGACATTGAGGACTTCCGGACCCTGACCACCGGCCAGTACGGCGGGATTGGGGCGGTAGTGGTGAAGCGCAACGGCAAAACCATCGTGCAGGCTGCCTACGAAGGCTATCCGGCCCAGAAGGCGGGTCTGCTGCCCGGCGACGAGATTCTGACCATCAACGGTGTCAATGTTGAGAAGAAGAACAACTCCGACATCAGCAAGCTGCTGAAGGGGCAGGCCAACTCGCTGGTGAAGCTGATGGTGACCCGCTATGGCCAGGACGCGCCGGTGGAAATCAACATCACGCGCGACAAGATTCAGGTGGACAACGTGCCGTACTACGGCATGCTCACCAACGATATCGGTTATTTCCAGTTGTCGGGCTTCACGGTGGATGCCGGCAAGGAAGTGCGCATGGCCCTCACCAAGCTCAAGGAGCAGGGGGCCAAGAAAATCGTGTTCGATATCCGCGACAACCCCGGCGGTTTGCTCAACGAGTCGGTGAACATCTCCAACCTGTTTGTGGACAAAGGGCTGGACATCGTGAGCACCAAGGGCAAGGTTTCCGATTGGAACAAGACCTATAAGGCGCTGGACATGCCGCTGGACACCCAGATTCCGGTGGTTATCATCACAAGCAGCCGGTCGGCGTCGGCGTCGGAAATCGTGTCGGGCGTGCTGCAGGACTACGACCGCGCCGTGGTGGTAGGGGAGCGGACGTTTGGCAAGGGCCTCGTGCAGGCAACCCGGCCGCTGAGCTACAACTCGCAGTTGAAGGTGACGACCGCCAAATACTACATCCCGAGCGGC
Proteins encoded in this region:
- a CDS encoding S41 family peptidase, producing MRNKSIVAGALLSGAALLVSFRSDNERYFEIAKNLDIFATLFKEVNTYYVDEVPPAKLVKTGIDAMLKSLDPYTNYIPEDDIEDFRTLTTGQYGGIGAVVVKRNGKTIVQAAYEGYPAQKAGLLPGDEILTINGVNVEKKNNSDISKLLKGQANSLVKLMVTRYGQDAPVEINITRDKIQVDNVPYYGMLTNDIGYFQLSGFTVDAGKEVRMALTKLKEQGAKKIVFDIRDNPGGLLNESVNISNLFVDKGLDIVSTKGKVSDWNKTYKALDMPLDTQIPVVIITSSRSASASEIVSGVLQDYDRAVVVGERTFGKGLVQATRPLSYNSQLKVTTAKYYIPSGRCIQEIDYAHRADDGTLGKVPDSLRTAFKTQAGRTVYDGGGVAPDVEVQDREIADITRVLLQKSYLFDYATRYRAEHATIAPARQFKLSDADYAKFTDYLKGKDISYSTDAEKAINDLTKKVKEEKHYDDVKTELEAMRRKVSTNKGNDLTRFKPEIKDLLEQEIVSRYYFQKGQIEATFDDDPNILMAMSVLNDPNRYAALLRPNGRAASATKGAGTAK